In Miniphocaeibacter halophilus, the following proteins share a genomic window:
- a CDS encoding L-fucose isomerase → MQKKFATENVIATLTVTPCWCYGTETMDLDNNTIKAVWGFNGTERPGAVYLAAVMAAYAQRGLPAFSIYGEHVQDLDDTTIPEDVKEKIFKFAKAAIAVGQMKDKAYVNIGSICMGIAGSDANAEFFQKYLGMRTEWVDMTEILRRMKLEIYDKDEYEKAYAWIKNNCTEGQDINKGKDFPDIIKKSKVVDPDKDWEFIAKHAIIVRDIIEGNPKLNELGWHEEALGRNGIAGGFQGQRQWTDWLPNGDFTEAIMASTFDWNGARKPMAFATENDTLNGVSMLLGTLITNKAPLFSDVRTYWSPEAVKRVTGKELEGKAKNGIIHLINSGATALDGTGAAKDENGNGVMKEFWNMTEEDIKACLEATSWDRANYEYFRGGGFSSHFKTGAEMPLTIIRVNIIDGVGPTLQIAEGYTCVIDEEIHKILDERTDRTWPTTWFAPRIGTKGFETVYDVMAKWGANHCASVYGHVGADLITLASMLRIPVVMHNVPDEKIFRPHSFNGFGTKDLEASDFRACEYYGPIYK, encoded by the coding sequence GTGCAGAAAAAATTTGCAACAGAAAATGTAATAGCAACATTAACAGTAACTCCTTGCTGGTGTTATGGAACGGAAACAATGGATTTAGATAATAATACAATTAAAGCAGTATGGGGTTTTAATGGTACAGAAAGACCGGGAGCGGTTTACTTGGCAGCTGTTATGGCAGCTTATGCTCAAAGAGGATTACCGGCATTTTCAATATATGGAGAACATGTTCAGGATTTAGATGATACAACAATACCTGAAGATGTAAAAGAAAAAATATTTAAATTCGCAAAAGCAGCAATTGCAGTAGGACAAATGAAGGACAAAGCTTATGTAAATATAGGCTCAATATGTATGGGTATAGCAGGCTCAGATGCTAATGCAGAATTCTTCCAAAAATATTTAGGAATGAGAACTGAATGGGTAGACATGACCGAAATATTAAGAAGAATGAAACTTGAAATATATGATAAAGATGAATATGAAAAAGCATATGCATGGATAAAAAACAATTGTACAGAAGGACAAGATATTAATAAGGGGAAAGATTTTCCTGATATTATAAAAAAATCCAAGGTTGTAGATCCTGACAAAGATTGGGAATTTATTGCTAAACATGCAATAATTGTGCGAGATATTATTGAAGGAAATCCAAAATTAAATGAATTAGGATGGCATGAAGAAGCATTAGGAAGAAATGGTATAGCAGGAGGATTCCAAGGACAAAGACAATGGACTGACTGGTTACCAAATGGTGATTTTACAGAAGCTATAATGGCATCTACTTTTGATTGGAATGGTGCAAGAAAACCTATGGCATTTGCAACTGAAAATGATACTTTAAATGGAGTATCTATGTTATTAGGAACTCTTATAACAAATAAAGCACCTTTATTCTCAGATGTTAGAACCTATTGGTCACCAGAAGCTGTAAAAAGAGTTACCGGTAAAGAACTGGAAGGAAAAGCTAAAAATGGAATTATCCATCTAATAAATTCCGGTGCAACGGCACTAGATGGCACAGGAGCAGCTAAAGACGAAAATGGTAATGGTGTAATGAAAGAGTTCTGGAATATGACAGAAGAGGACATAAAAGCTTGTTTAGAAGCTACAAGTTGGGATAGGGCCAATTATGAATATTTTAGAGGTGGCGGTTTTTCATCTCATTTTAAAACCGGTGCAGAAATGCCACTTACCATAATAAGAGTTAATATTATTGATGGAGTAGGTCCAACATTGCAAATTGCAGAAGGATATACTTGTGTAATAGATGAAGAAATTCATAAAATATTAGACGAAAGAACAGATAGAACTTGGCCAACAACTTGGTTTGCACCAAGAATTGGAACTAAGGGCTTTGAAACGGTTTATGATGTAATGGCTAAGTGGGGAGCAAACCATTGTGCATCAGTATATGGACATGTAGGTGCTGATTTAATTACTTTAGCAAGTATGTTAAGAATACCTGTAGTTATGCATAATGTTCCAGATGAAAAAATATTTAGACCACATTCCTTTAATGGATTTGGGACAAAGGATTTAGAAGCTTCCGACTTTAGAGCTTGTGAATATTATGGACCAATATATAAATAA
- a CDS encoding rhamnulokinase yields MKKVLAIDMGATSIRGVIGYIQDGKLKTETVDRFTHEIVDYEGRKRWQWDKIVNNIIGMILNHSKEISSVGIDTWGVDFGLINKEGKLIENPVSYRDIKNSLGIKYAEKYMSKEEIFLETGNQIMGMNSLFQLLTYRKLNPNKYKTIDKILFLPDLINYILTSEICSELTIASTTQMLNIKEKKWNLEMLKKFSINENIFPQIIKNKSIIGKTNSSLDERLKETNVDVISVASHDTASAVYLTKAYNDREYAFLSSGTWSLIGCCTEEAIINKEVFKSELTNEIGFDSKNMFFKNITGLYLIERLRKELKNIYKIDFNYSYITDFVTKTKPFEAYIDTDYVDFANEEISIIESMEKYLINTKQELLDDKRKYFRVIYESLVFKYKEIINEIEKIIGYSFKGIHIIGGGAKAEFLCQMIADGLNKKVLAGPYEATAIGNILAQLSVVEGKKIDVDKIIKNTYKVKEYLPKNCEDWIKQNK; encoded by the coding sequence ATGAAAAAAGTTCTTGCTATTGATATGGGTGCAACATCAATTAGGGGAGTTATAGGATACATCCAAGATGGGAAATTAAAAACTGAAACTGTTGATAGGTTCACACATGAAATAGTAGATTATGAAGGAAGAAAACGTTGGCAATGGGATAAAATAGTTAATAACATAATTGGAATGATTTTAAATCATAGTAAAGAGATTTCCAGCGTAGGAATTGATACCTGGGGAGTAGATTTTGGACTGATTAATAAAGAGGGTAAGCTTATAGAAAATCCGGTTTCCTATAGAGATATAAAAAACAGCCTAGGAATAAAATATGCGGAAAAATATATGTCTAAAGAAGAAATCTTTTTAGAAACAGGAAATCAAATAATGGGTATGAACTCTTTATTTCAATTATTAACATATAGAAAATTAAATCCCAATAAGTACAAAACCATCGATAAAATATTGTTTTTACCGGATTTAATAAATTACATATTAACTTCAGAAATTTGTTCTGAATTAACAATAGCATCTACAACTCAAATGTTAAATATAAAGGAGAAGAAATGGAATCTCGAGATGCTAAAAAAATTTTCAATAAATGAAAACATATTTCCTCAAATCATAAAAAACAAGTCTATAATTGGAAAAACAAATAGCTCCTTAGATGAAAGATTAAAGGAAACAAATGTAGATGTAATTTCAGTTGCATCACACGATACAGCCAGTGCAGTATATTTAACTAAAGCTTATAATGACAGAGAATATGCTTTTTTGTCCAGTGGTACTTGGTCACTAATAGGTTGTTGTACAGAAGAGGCAATAATAAACAAGGAAGTGTTTAAATCTGAATTGACAAATGAAATTGGCTTTGATTCAAAGAATATGTTTTTTAAAAATATAACGGGTCTTTATTTAATTGAAAGATTAAGAAAAGAATTAAAAAATATTTATAAAATTGATTTTAACTATTCGTATATAACTGATTTTGTAACAAAGACTAAACCATTTGAAGCTTATATAGATACTGATTATGTAGATTTTGCAAACGAAGAAATATCTATAATTGAATCTATGGAAAAATACTTGATAAATACAAAGCAAGAATTATTAGATGATAAACGCAAATATTTTAGAGTAATTTATGAAAGTTTAGTTTTTAAATATAAGGAAATAATAAATGAAATTGAAAAAATAATAGGATATAGTTTTAAAGGTATTCACATTATTGGTGGAGGAGCTAAGGCTGAGTTTTTATGTCAAATGATAGCAGATGGATTAAATAAAAAGGTTTTAGCAGGGCCTTATGAAGCTACTGCAATAGGCAATATTTTAGCACAGTTGTCAGTAGTTGAAGGTAAAAAAATAGATGTAGATAAAATTATAAAAAATACTTACAAGGTAAAAGAATATTTACCCAAAAATTGTGAGGACTGGATAAAACAAAATAAATAA